Part of the Brevibacillus brevis genome is shown below.
GCGTATAACTGGAACTGCGATGCTTGCGTTTCCTGCAAGTCCCGGAACGCCTTGGGGAGCATTTGTTGATCACCGACGTGGCGGAGCGGGTGACAAAGTTCATGAAAAAATTCGCTCTGAGCAGATGGCTCGTCCAAACGAGAGTCGAGAATGATCATAAAATCATTAGAGCCATCGTCAATCCAACGGGCATGAGATTTTGTCGGGAGATAGGATATTTCACCCCCATAAATGTTTGCAATCCGGTGAATATCAAGGTCTTCTGGCGTGAAGATGGAATGTGCGAGGTATTTTTCAGCAATCCATTCCTCAAGTGGAGTCATTTTGTAGAGCGACAAATCCACACAAACCCCTCCTAAACAAACATTTGTTCGTATTTATGGGTGAAAATAATAGCCCAAAGGGCTATGAAGCACTAGAATAAAGGATTATTTTTCCCGTTCCTTCGCTCGTCTTTCTTTCATCCTACGGAACAGTTCCAAACTCTCTTTCAAATACTCGGCTTCCTCTTCGGTAAGATCTTCCCCGCCAGTAATAAAGGCAAGGCCCATGCGTGCGTTTTTATCGTCCTTTTTGTCGGAAGGGGCAGGATCGTCAGTACGACCGAGGAGATAATCGACGGAAACCCCGAAGTAGTCGGCAATCTTTTCTAAGCGCTCACGTCTCGGAGTGTTATCATCAGACGATTCATAACGGCGGATCGTCGATTCCGGAATTTCTAAGGCTGCTGCAAGGGCCTCTTGTGTTAACCTTTTTTTTGACCGAAGTTCCTTAAGTCTATCTTTAAACCCCATTATTATCACGCTCATTTCTTGCCTCCATTCTACAAAATAACGTTCATAAAATAAACGCTCAATATTTGAACAAAAACCATTGACATGCTCATTTATCGAGCGTATATTATAATTGCAAGGTTCAAAAAATGAGCTTAACAAAGTGAGGTGAAAGGAAATGAAAAAACTCGCCCCTCGCCAGAATTTAATTAAGTCACGTAAAGATTGTGGGATGACCCAAGACGATCTGGCAGCTATGGCAAATCTTTCTCGTGCAATGCTTTCAAATATCGAGCGAGGGTATACATTACCGTCATTGCCAACTGCATATCGGATTGCAAAGGTTTTGAAACGTTCAATTGAGTATCTTTTTTTTGAAGATAACGCTCAAAAAATGAGCGAAGATAAATCCGCCTGATAGGTCAATCCATAAAGTAGGTGATACTCATGAATCAAGGAATACTGACCCCCGCTGAATGTGCGAAATACATCGGCGTCCACCGTGACACGATTTACGCGATGGTTCGCAAAAAGGAAATCCCGCATTTTCGGGTTCGCTCCCGCATTTTCTTCCGAGTTGAGAGCATCGACGCCTGGATGCGTGAACAGGAACAGAAAAACACCAAGTCTTCGGCCTAGTAACTCAACATCTTTTTGAATATTCTAGCTGTTTCTCTCTCTTAGTTCTATTCCTGCTTTTTCCTACTGCTGTTTTCATTAACTCCACTTTACGCGATTGTCATGCTGCACGGAGGAGTATGATGCCCGGTATTTGATCCAGATCTGTCACCCAACAACGGAATCTGAGGAGGGGGATCCATATGGAACGTTCCTTGGTAGAGGAGGCATTCATCGAGCTGCAAGATGCTCAGTCCAATTTGAAGGAAACAGGTACCTCGTCACCCTTTTTGCTTACGGAACCTGGATTAAAAAAAGCAGAATCCATATGCACAGATACCAAAAAGTAGTGGTTACTCAGGGGAAGTTAGTCTTCCCTATCGTTTTTCTTACAAGTTGAAACTGAGTAGTAACAAAAGGACACGATCATAAAGGCGCTTGTCCATTTGTTAGTGGTCAGATTCGGAAAAAAGTGAGGAGGGGTCGTTATGCAATACGTTGAGCTGATGGTTTTGAGCGGTCGGGAACACAACGTTTTGAATCTTCTCAAGAAGAAAATTGAAATGCTGGCTGAGTCCGATGATTCATACGCGTTCCTGAAGGATGTGGTTGTATGCCACTTCCGGAAGGGGGTCTCTCAGGTTTCTCACCGCGTCAAATATAGCTATGAGAAGGGGGTGAAAAGCTACCTGTTTATCGGTGCCGATCTGATGAATTGGACCACCGATCAACTGGAGAAGTTGTATTGCGTTTTAACAAGCGGCATCCCATTTGTGATCGGGTTGGTTCGGAAGTGGCAGCAGATTCAACAGCGGCTGTTTACTTCTCAGGAAGAGATGGAACGCATGGCTCGTAATCTCGGTACAGAATTGGAGCCGGAGATTCGCCTGGTGTTACCTGAAAAAGAGACTGACATTGTTCAGGCAGTTGAGATCCAGGCTGCAGTTGAAGAAGCCAAAGCTGAAAACGTGGTTCGTAAGCGCGTGTCTTTCAAGGAGATGGTGGAGCGCTTCAAACAAAAAGTGAGTTCCATTGGGCAGAGGATAGAGGAAAGGGAGATCGGTCGGAAATCCAAGCGGGTTCTTTCTCTTTCTTACGACTTTGTTCTTGATTTGATTAAGCGACACTTGCCCCAGGCGATCCAACCCAACGTGTTCATCCCGACAGAATGGCTAATCAAGTGGCTGCCGGTACTCATTGAAGAAGAGATGAAACATCAAGGCTCAGTGGCTTAACGGCGGAAGTGAGAAGAAGAAGGAGTTGAGACAGTGAAAAACGGTAAAAACCTGAAGCGAACGCAAAAACTCGTACTTCTTAGCCGCAACCTCAATCCGAAGGAATGGCTAATAAGCAAAAAGTTGCCCGATATGTGGCTGCTCGTTCATCGACGGACAAAACAAACATTAGCATTATCACTCAATAGTAGTTCAGATGCGAGTTAAATTGCCATGTAGACAACATTTCATCAGCTTGTTGGATATTCTCCTGACATTGTTTAATCTGTACAGCTTTTCGAGGTAAAAACAGTGGAGGGAAATAACAATGGATTCCTTTAAACCAGCGAAAATAATTGTTAGCATCCTTTGGCTTGTTACTGTGATCATTATGTTTTATTGGGGGGAGAGATGAGGACATGTTGTTTGATCCATAGTGTAAGCCTGTAACCCGAGTTGATTTCGTTACCAAACTTAAAACTACTATATCAAAAAAGTGACACAACGAGGAGGTGTAACATTGAGTGGGAAAACCGGAACATTAGTCCGTTATAAGTTTCGGCAACCGAACAACGACTTCATTGTTGCCATTCTTAAACAAGACGATGGCGAAGAAATTACCATCATCGGGACTATTTATGGGGTTGAGCCAAACGAGAAAATCACAGTATACGGCGATTGGTTCAAACATCCCCAGTTTGGCG
Proteins encoded:
- a CDS encoding ImmA/IrrE family metallo-endopeptidase, giving the protein MDLSLYKMTPLEEWIAEKYLAHSIFTPEDLDIHRIANIYGGEISYLPTKSHARWIDDGSNDFMIILDSRLDEPSAQSEFFHELCHPLRHVGDQQMLPKAFRDLQETQASQFQLYAAIPFFMVLELDFPTYEKDVPMYWAHEFRVPLDLATRRFKQIKNRISQEEYSQRLVSYNLSMYRKADPANWCDEAKEMFRLAIDRKLKKGKGVVIR
- a CDS encoding helix-turn-helix domain-containing protein is translated as MSVIIMGFKDRLKELRSKKRLTQEALAAALEIPESTIRRYESSDDNTPRRERLEKIADYFGVSVDYLLGRTDDPAPSDKKDDKNARMGLAFITGGEDLTEEEAEYLKESLELFRRMKERRAKEREK
- a CDS encoding helix-turn-helix transcriptional regulator, which gives rise to MKKLAPRQNLIKSRKDCGMTQDDLAAMANLSRAMLSNIERGYTLPSLPTAYRIAKVLKRSIEYLFFEDNAQKMSEDKSA
- a CDS encoding helix-turn-helix domain-containing protein — translated: MNQGILTPAECAKYIGVHRDTIYAMVRKKEIPHFRVRSRIFFRVESIDAWMREQEQKNTKSSA
- a CDS encoding DUF6906 family protein; the encoded protein is MKNGKNLKRTQKLVLLSRNLNPKEWLISKKLPDMWLLVHRRTKQTLALSLNSSSDAS